One Purpureocillium takamizusanense chromosome 1, complete sequence genomic window carries:
- a CDS encoding uncharacterized protein (COG:S~TransMembrane:8 (i325-347o459-484i504-530o536-560i589-609o615-635i647-666o678-700i)~EggNog:ENOG503NVP4), with protein MRLSWVAGPHRLDDDDEDFDDGDNASYRCSSSPCRCCDGYDDSNHDRCRQRPRLHLRCGGDNTKALPAGIAPSRLGKYERQPLAAGTHDASNRRPGRRRGRTRSWADALHSSLRPPPTTLLGTILLLILFVASPADAVRVNVTNCLSDDYRSAASPRLQWEPKFAEAKFDTKNSTHNLQLTVWGNVTGQQYQDKLPPPDSEYWTNPDPANNNGKIVETVDGGKATTLVQRVNVLTYEPWNHLSSFCKDALVNGSCPLSPVFHPTAQFPYGLPSINISHDFRSEYTFASFAATMIIINGDTTALNIGCMSVTVTPDLGGVAWVLKFLPLFILLFCGIAVVFAAIYSPWGTTNIFHWSSNYGRDSDLLRLVTPGFGDCLQYIQFVALTGALSLDYPGYYQPAVSQVGWSALMFNESLVAHSPPWQSVVDGIYVTNATDGYGLHELGQLIGMAESTDIWPGMMVWLCVIIAGVFVLFQACFLVQWVWRRINNISEEDLRAKNIPFSIGNVVRIVFNYMLMPIVALSTFQLVIAGSSPPYTVALAVLTLVLLLGCAAWILLIILRTRPKSVLFDDLPTVLRYGPLYNTYSDEVAAFALIPAMLNFIRGIAIGAVQPSGVAQVVLLAICEVIQIFTLHAFRPFNRPTSMNAYHTLFASLRAVTILLMVAFVPSLGVTEGPKGWIGYAILLIHAAVLVLAFFLGALQTVVEVVARMCGAGGDDVTGLTRGGLSKIFGMRQLSRRETSRTRAGPSRASQLSTAAMLDAEEGGRVGYVMPSGRVRSGSAASLGGMGGGRHRHRSSSAIDSIDMYSGSPRHVDTGSSYIPGTPGETSMFSFIAGPNLARQPVPAGMEASDPYYRPPRRTRRDTLRDSTYSDKGPELLDPKKATQAATASGDATETGEEISRAATPAPPNATMNLPANRPDYATREVDFYYGVRGPALNSEGPGRKLGTGPADPTGPVATATGWFRNMFSSKTKEKGKGFEVVRSKRMPPAMVRNGGFGDETPPEGIPVAMGVLRNGPIESDDDEPKAKHSPKRSPQRPGDLLTDSGDPQLSDPDEPVSPVEERQGRSKKPAGDASRVSSLDEDDLALPAIPRKSSKRNSGSVDRHRLSALSLVESASHGETASHSASDKGPEAESGGSTRAFRLAPLPFERTASQKRLSSNSSLEFSSAFVDVDLQGSQNERPASLGTVPHHGVSRHDPKPASTDLASSAELVNDTASSRRRS; from the exons ATGCGTCTCAGCTGGGTTGCCGGGCCCCatcgcctcgacgacgacgatgaagacttcgacgatggcgacaaTGCCAGCTATCGTTGCAGCAGCTCACCGTGTCGCTGCTGTGACGGCTATGATGACTCGAACCACGACCGGTGTCGACAACGCCCGCGGCTGCACctgcgatgcggcggcgacaataCGAAGGCCTTACCGGCTGGTATAGCGCCCTCGCGGCTCGGCAAGTACGAAAGACAACCGTTGGCCGCGGGGACCCATGATGCTTCTAatcgacgacctggtcggcggagagggaggacgaggtcgtggGCCGACGCTCTGCATAGCTcgttgcgcccgccgcccacgactcTGCTCGGAACGATCCTACTTCtcatcctcttcgtcgcctcTCCAGCCGATGCTGTTCGTGTTAACGTTACCAACTGCCTTTCCGACGACTaccgctccgccgcctctccccgCCTGCAATGGGAGCCCAAGTTTGCCGAAGCGAAATTCGACACCAAGAACAGCACCCACAACCTCCAACTCACTGTATGGGGCAACGTCACCGGCCAGCAGTATCAGGACAAGCTGCCACCGCCCGATTCTGAGTACTGGACCAACCCGGACCCTGCCAACAATAACGGCAAGATTGTCGAAACggtggacggcggcaaggccacTACCTTGGTCCAGCGGGTCAACGTCTTGACGTACGAGCCCTGGAACCATCTCAGCAGCTTCTGCAAAGACGCTCTCGTCAATGGCTCATGTCCGctctcgcccgtcttccaCCCGACTGC CCAGTTTCCCTATGGCCTGCCTTCGATCAACATAAGCCATGACTTCCGCTCCGAGTACACTTTCGCCTCCTTTGCCGCTACCATGATCATCATCAATGGCGATACCACAGCGCTTAACATCGGCTGCATGTCTGTCACAGTCACCCCTGACCTGGGAGGCGTCGCCTGGGTCCTCAAATTCCTCCCTCTCTTTATCCTTCTCTTttgcggcatcgccgtcgtcttcgccgccatctaCAGCCCCTGGGGCACCACCAACATCTTTCACTGGTCCTCCAACTATGGCCGAGACTCTGACCTCTTGAGGCTCGTCACCCCCGGTTTCGGTGACTGTCTGCAGTATATCCAATTTGTCGCCCTGACCGGCGCCCTGTCCCTCGACTATCCAGGCTATTATCAGCCTGCGGTCAGCCAGGTGGGATGGTCTGCCCTCATGTTCAACgagagcctcgtcgcccatTCCCCACCCTGGCAGAGTGTTGTCGACGGCATCTACGTGACCAACGCCACCGATGGATACGGGCTCCACGAGCTGGGCCAGCTGATCGGTATGGCGGAGAGCACGGACATTTGGCCTGGCATGATGGTCTGGCTCTGCGTCATCATTGCTGGCGTCTTCGTACTCTTCCAGGCCTGCTTTCTGGTCCAGTGGGTGTGGCGCAGAATCAACAACATATCCGAAGAGGACCTTCGGGCCAAGAACATACCCTTCAGCATCGGCAACGTGGTGCGCATCGTGTTTAACTACATGCTAATGCCCATTGTGGCGCTCTCGACTTTTCAGCTCGTTATTGcaggcagctcgccgccgtaTACCGTTGCTTTGGCGGTCTTGACCctggtcctgctgctgggctgcgcgGCCTGGATCCTGTTGATCATCCTCAGGACACGCCCCAAGTCGGTATTGTTCGATGACCTGCCTACGGTGCTGCGGTATGGCCCGCTTTATAACACCTACTCGGATGAGGTTGCTGCGTTTGCACTCATCCCGGCGATGCTAAACTTCATCCGCGGTATCGCCATTGGTGCCGTTCAGCCCAGCGGCGTTGCCCAAGTTGTGCTGCTGGCCATCTGCGAGGTTATTCAAATTTTTACCTTGCACGCCTTCCGTCCATTTAACCGGCCTACGTCGATGAACGCCTACCACACGCTCTTCGCGTCTCTTCGCGCCGTCACCATTTTGCTCATGGTCGCCTTCGTCCCGAGCCTCGGCGTCACCGAAGGCCCCAAGGGATGGATTGGATATGCGATCTTGCTGATTCACGCAGCTGTGCTCGTtctcgccttcttcctggGTGCCCTGCAGACAGtcgtggaggtggtggcgcggATGTGCGGGgccggtggtgacgacgtAACGGGCCTTACGCGAGGCGGACTATCCAAGATCTTTGGCATGCGCCAGCTGTCACGACGAGAGACGAGCCGCACTCGAGCTGGTCCGTCGCGAGCAAGCCAGCTATCTACCGCGGCAATGCTCGATGCAGAGGAGGGTGGCAGAGTTGGCTACGTGATGCCCAGCGGTAGAGTTCGCTCCGGGTCGGCCGCCAGtctgggcggcatgggcggcggccgccaccgacacaggagcagctccgcgATTGATAGCATCGACATGTATTCGGGCAGCCCGCGGCACGTGGACACAGGCAGCTCGTACATACCCGGCACCCCAGGCGAGACTAGCATGTTTTCCTTCATCGCCGGACCGAATTTAGCGCGGCAGCCCGTGCCAGCCGGCATGGAGGCGTCCGACCCTTATTATCGACCACCTCGTCGCACACGACGAGACACGTTGAGGGACTCGACATACTCTGACAAGGGGCCCGAGTTGCTCGATCCCAAAAAGGCCACTCAAGCTGCCACGGCGTCTGGCGACGCAACCGAGACGGGTGAAGAGATATCTCGCGCTGCGACTCCGGCACCGCCCAACGCGACCATGAATCTCCCTGCGAATCGGCCAGATTACGCTACACGCGAGGTGGATTTCTATTACGGGGTTAGAGGGCCCGCCCTTAACTCGGAGGGTCCCGGTAGGAAACTGGGGACTGGACCGGCCGATCCCACGGGACCGGTGGCCACCGCGACGGGCTGGTTTCGGAACATGTTCAGCAGCAAGACGAAGGAGAAGGGCAAGGGCTTCGAGGTCGTGCGAAGCAAGCGCATGCCTCCGGCCATGGTGCGGAACGGCGGCTTCGGTGACGAGACACCACCCGAGGGCATCCCCGTGGCAATGGGGGTGTTGAGGAACGGCCCGATCGAGtcggacgatgacgagccgaAAGCGAAGCACTCTCCCAAACGATCGCCACAGCGACCCGGGGATCTCCTCACGGATAGCGGAGATCCTCAGCTCTCCGACCCCGATGAGCCCGTCAGCCCGGTCGAGGAGAGGCAGGGCAGGAGCAAGAAGCCGGCGGGTGACGCAAGCCGTGTCAGCTCTCTTGATGAGGACGATCTTGCGCTGCCGGCAATCCCTAGGAAAAGCTCAAAGCGCAATTCGGGGTCTGTCGATCGCCATCGTCTTTCCGCACTCAGCCTCGTCGAGTCTGCGTCTCACGGAGAGACTGCATCGCACTCAGCATCGGACAAGGGCCCGGAAGCCGAGTCTGGTGGCTCTACACGGGCGTTTAGGTTGGCCCCTCTTCCATTCGAGCGCACGGCATCTCAGAAGCGACTGTCATCAAATTCCTCCTTGGAGTTTTCGAGCGCTTTCGTCGATGTCGATCTGCAAGGCTCACAGAACGAGCGACCCGCCAGTCTGGGCACCGTACCGCATCACGGCGTCAGTAGACATGATCCTAAGCCTGCGTCGACCGACCTCGCAAGCTCGGCTGAGCTTGTGAACGacaccgcctcctccaggcGGCGAAGTTAA
- a CDS encoding uncharacterized protein (EggNog:ENOG503P8R8), translating to MDTVTVKCAQCDAKLGSLPNSWLQIGKKYLTPATSPGDDDSLPAFSITTAAAPRQGDADTLVGGCQLQEAECAKCRTNIGQKCLRTPVNHILNDGQYILRVASIVLKSATDLRRRAEPNILRTLKLKNGHPATIGHSSSTPTQEKPSFKNFNARTSMPHGLDLMQLQATLDAQRQDINRIGATGMQVVTNFETAMAKVDRQMQQLSESIDSVRRDGNGQRDDIGSLKSELSDLKWDGQNAGSVLSRLDQQLQTTDRVVTELRQALSKSKSDAQDLRGQLESAHQSLHDVGNLQDQLAAVQQDLQGVEGIREQLASTQQDLQESREEVDQLRNDVRDANHELCESKDEVNRLRSEVDETKQVALDGIATSKEYAAEVTSLRRDIKQLRADLARDRAHPPPTTSETPSFSSHELDILTSSISKIGNRASQIESLQMEFDLFRTRIQRLEARSSMPSSTPNRGSTVAGVSASPDRDEENMQSCYTDNPRKKRGSTGRTDAPDFDTTPPKRVALSSSDFGSGISAAHARSSDLYRSSPAARGLVEPARPRRTRAATSLNAATKRGGWQARG from the exons ATGgacaccgtcaccgtcaaaTGCGCCCAATGTGATGCAAAGCTGGGCTCGCTGCCCAACTCGTGGTTGCAGATTGGGAAAAAGTATCTGACTCCTGCCACGAGccccggcgatgacgactcGCTCCCCGCCTTCAGCatcaccacggcggccgccccgcGCCAGGGCGATGCCGACACCCTCGTGGGCGGCTG CCAGCTCCAAGAGGCGGAGTGCGCCAAGTGCCGCACCAATATTGGACAGAAGTGTCTCCGTACGCCGGTGAACCACATTCTGAATGA CGGCCAGTACATCCTTAGAGTCGCTTCCATAGTCCTCAAATCAGCAACGGACTTGCGCCGTAGGGCTGAGCCCAATATACTGCGAACGCTCAAGCTCAAGAACGGCCATCCCGCGACCATCGGCCACTCAAGCAGCACCCCGACGCAGGAGAAGCCCTCTTTCAAGAACTTCAATGCCCGCACGAGCATGCCCCATGGCCTGGACCTGATGCAGCTCCAGGCTACGCTCGACGCTCAGCGACAAGACATCAATCGCAtcggcgccacgggcatgCAGGTCGTCACCAACTTTGAgaccgccatggccaaggtaGATCGCCAGATGCAGCAGCTGAGCGAGTCCATCGACAGCGTCCGCAGGGATGGCAACGGCCAGCGCGACGACATCGGCAGTCTCAAGTCAGAACTCTCCGACCTCAAGTGGGACGGCCAGAACGCCGGCTCGGTCCTCTCAAGGCTTGACCAACAGCTTCAGACTACGGATAGGGTCGTAACGGAGCTTCGGCAAGCACTGTCCAAGTCTAAATCCGACGCGCAAGACCTGCGGGGCCAATTGGAATCAGCGCACCAGAGTCTCCACGACGTTGGGAACCTGCAAGACCAGCTTGCCGCAGTGCAGCAGGATCTTCAGGGGGTTGAGGGTATACGCGAGCAACTAGCATCTACGCAGCAGGATCTGCAGGAGTCCAGGGAGGAGGTAGACCAGCTCAGAAACGATGTACGAGACGCCAATCACGAGCTATGCGAGTCAAAGGACGAGGTGAACCGACTTAGGAGTGAGGTGGACGAGACGAAGCAAGTTGCCCTAGACGGCATCGCAACTTCGAAAGAATATGCCGCAGAAGTCACCTCGCTGAGGCGAGATATCAAGCAGCTCCGCGCAGATTTAGCGCGGGACCGCGCCCATCCTCCACCCACCACGTCCGAGACaccctccttctcctctcACGAGCTCGATATCCTCACCAGCAGCATATCCAAAATTGGAAACCGCGCCAGCCAGATCGAATCACTGCAAATGGAGTTTGATCTCTTCAGGACCCGGATACAGCGCCTCGAAGCTCGTTCAAGCATGCCGTCGAGCACACCGAATCGAGGAAGCACCGTGGCGGGCGTCAGCGCAAGTCCTGACCGGGACGAGGAGAACATGCAGTCGTGTTACACAGACAACCCACGCAAAAAGCGCGGGTCAACGGGCAGGACAGACGCCCCAGACTTTGACACAACGCCACCGAAGCGCGTGGCACTGTCGTCATCCGActttggcagcggcatctCTGCCGCGCACGCTCGATCGAGCGACCTGTACcgctcatcgccggccgctcgCGGTCTTGTTGAGCCCGCTAGGCCTAGGCGCACACGGGCAGCGACCAGTCTCAATGCCGCGACAAAGAGAGGGGGCTGGCAGGCGAGAGGCTAA
- a CDS encoding uncharacterized protein (EggNog:ENOG503P26V~COG:B) has translation MTDQPPPPSPPPPPPPPAAASPSSSSSLEVRPHPIKGRALHATAAFRPGAVVHVFAAPALLLPTLPHLALVCAHCLRPGSPRACTRCRAAYYCDPRCQADAWAAGHARECKALRRGRQQQQQQQRRSSSSQQKEPTSKSQVQSPSLSPSSGPSSSSTAAAAAAAPPSSSPKKDDDAAATGTARPPPPPTPSAGEKVAGRSGAELPTPARALVQALLRDDLARVLDGLEGHAARRREQRSGAAEWRDMEIMAMAACAFAGKPVNDKEVRRAVDLLCKIQTNTFHRFDADLGQVGLFLEPTLAMANHSCVPNAMVQFIGRTAVLRAERSIEAGDEIEISYTDYTDPYTMRKEALAQYCFECRCPRCSHNLNVYQVCATTPVVAPPGTSLAPDAPSAAQRHPAVIDEATVALAKSNGESATRLIEDWSKPDRPPSRRLQLRAQYSDCRGLVGGDLWAVTPVPQVLAEISIHYAEKRNFAYALAVACLVATRVDPYRYVAWFHPVRVKNLFMIAKLLANTAEESASLGSSVMSAPMKANMDQEAQTKLQDIDQVALCQILLVMILRAAPAGVPAEWDLVLPARELLQDIEQLPGREKELSLINAWIKDPASEASKAFFDYAVVQQVNALASLGNAALKMDFGIVF, from the exons ATGACAGACCAacccccaccaccatcaccaccaccaccaccaccaccaccagcggcagcatcaccatcatcatcatcatccctCGAGGTCCGCCCCCATCCCATCAAGGGCCGCGCCCTGcacgccaccgccgccttccgccccggcgccgtcgtccacgtcttcgccgcgcccgccctcctcctccccacgctgccgcacctcgccctcgtctgcGCCCACTGCCTCCGCCCCGGCTCCCCGCGCGCCTGcacccgctgccgcgccgcctacTACTGCGATCCCCGCTGCCAGGCCGacgcctgggccgccggccacgcccgcgagTGCAAggccctgcgccgcggccgccaacagcaacaacaacaacagcgcCGGAGCAGTAGCAGCCAGCAGAAGGAGCCAACCTCCAAGTCCCAGGTCCAGTCTCCTTCCCTGTCGCCGTCCTCCGgtccgtcctcgtcgtcaacagcagcagcagcagcagcagcgcctccgtCCTCATCACCGAaaaaagacgacgacgctgccgccaccggcactgcaagaccaccaccaccaccaacccccAGCGCCGGGGAAAAggtcgccggccgctccggcgccgagctgcccacgcccgcccgcgccctcgtccaggccctgctgcgcgacgacctcgcccgcgtgctcgacgggctcgagggccatgccgcccgccgccgcgagcagaggagcggcgccgccgagtggCGCGACATGGAgatcatggccatggccgcttgcgcctttgccggcaagcccgtcaacgacaaggaggtgcgccgcgccgttgATCTGCTGTGCAAG ATCCAGACAAACACCTTTCACAGGTTCGACGCCGACCTTGGCCAGgtcggcctcttcctcgagccgacgctcgccatggccaaccaCTCGTGCGTGCCCAACGCCATGGTCCAGTTCATCGGGCGGACTGCCGTCTTGAGAGCGGAGCGCAGCATCGAGGCTGGCGATGAGATTGAGATCTCCTACACAG ACTACACGGATCCCTACACCATGCGAAAGGAGGCCCTGGCCCAGTATTGCTTCGAgtgccgctgccctcgtTGCAGCCACAACCTCAACGTCTACCAAGTGTGCGCCACCACGCCCGtggtcgcgccgcccggcacTAGCCTCGCCCCCGACGCTCCCTctgccgcccagcgccacccTGCTGTCATCGATGAGGCGACTGTCGCGCTGGCAAAGTCCAATGGCGAGTCCGCCACCAGGCTAATCGAGGACTGGTCCAAGCCCGACAGGCCGCCTAGCCGCCGCCTTCAGCTCCGCGCCCAGTACAGCGACTGCaggggcctcgtcggcggtgacTTGTGGGCCGTCACGCCTGTGCCTCAGGTCCTGGCTGAGATATCCATACACTACGCTGAGAAGCGTAATTTCGCGTAtgcgctggccgtggcctgTCTCGTCGCGACCCGGGTCGACCCATACCGATATGTCGCGTGGTTCCACCCCGTCAGGGTCAAGAACCTCTTCATGATCGCCAAACTCTTGGCCAATACCGCTGAGGAGAGCGCATCACTCGGCAGCTCCGTCATGTCGGCACCCATGAAGGCCAACATGGACCAGGAAGCCCAGACCAAGCTTCAGGACATTGACCAGGTCGCTTTGTGCCAAATCCTGCTCGTCATGATCCTTCGTGCGGCTCCTGCGGGTGTCCCTGCCGAGTGGGACCTCGTGCTACCCGCGCGAGAGCTGCTCCAGGATATTGAGCAGCTACCAGGCAGGGAAAAGGAGCTGTCCCTCATCAATGCCTGGATCAAGGATCCGGCCAGCGAGGCTTCCAAGGCCTTCTTCGACTATGCCGTGGTGCAGCAGGTGAACGCCCTCGCCAGTCTGGGCAATGCGGCTCTCAAGATGGACTTCGGAATCGTGTTTTGA
- a CDS encoding uncharacterized protein (EggNog:ENOG503P8R8), which translates to MPHGLDLMQLQATLDAQRQDINRIGATGMQVVTNFETAMAKVDRQMQQLSESIDSVRRDGNGQRDDIGSLKSELSDLKWDGQNAGSVLSRLDQQLQTTDRVVTELRQALSKSKSDAQDLRGQLESAHQSLHDVGNLQDQLAAVQQDLQGVEGIREQLASTQQDLQESREEVDQLRNDVRDANHELCESKDEVNRLRSEVDETKQVALDGIATSKEYAAEVTSLRRDIKQLRADLARDRAHPPPTTSETPSFSSHELDILTSSISKIGNRASQIESLQMEFDLFRTRIQRLEARSSMPSSTPNRGSTVAGVSASPDRDEENMQSCYTDNPRKKRGSTGRTDAPDFDTTPPKRVALSSSDFGSGISAAHARSSDLYRSSPAARGLVEPARPRRTRAATSLNAATKRGGWQARG; encoded by the coding sequence ATGCCCCATGGCCTGGACCTGATGCAGCTCCAGGCTACGCTCGACGCTCAGCGACAAGACATCAATCGCAtcggcgccacgggcatgCAGGTCGTCACCAACTTTGAgaccgccatggccaaggtaGATCGCCAGATGCAGCAGCTGAGCGAGTCCATCGACAGCGTCCGCAGGGATGGCAACGGCCAGCGCGACGACATCGGCAGTCTCAAGTCAGAACTCTCCGACCTCAAGTGGGACGGCCAGAACGCCGGCTCGGTCCTCTCAAGGCTTGACCAACAGCTTCAGACTACGGATAGGGTCGTAACGGAGCTTCGGCAAGCACTGTCCAAGTCTAAATCCGACGCGCAAGACCTGCGGGGCCAATTGGAATCAGCGCACCAGAGTCTCCACGACGTTGGGAACCTGCAAGACCAGCTTGCCGCAGTGCAGCAGGATCTTCAGGGGGTTGAGGGTATACGCGAGCAACTAGCATCTACGCAGCAGGATCTGCAGGAGTCCAGGGAGGAGGTAGACCAGCTCAGAAACGATGTACGAGACGCCAATCACGAGCTATGCGAGTCAAAGGACGAGGTGAACCGACTTAGGAGTGAGGTGGACGAGACGAAGCAAGTTGCCCTAGACGGCATCGCAACTTCGAAAGAATATGCCGCAGAAGTCACCTCGCTGAGGCGAGATATCAAGCAGCTCCGCGCAGATTTAGCGCGGGACCGCGCCCATCCTCCACCCACCACGTCCGAGACaccctccttctcctctcACGAGCTCGATATCCTCACCAGCAGCATATCCAAAATTGGAAACCGCGCCAGCCAGATCGAATCACTGCAAATGGAGTTTGATCTCTTCAGGACCCGGATACAGCGCCTCGAAGCTCGTTCAAGCATGCCGTCGAGCACACCGAATCGAGGAAGCACCGTGGCGGGCGTCAGCGCAAGTCCTGACCGGGACGAGGAGAACATGCAGTCGTGTTACACAGACAACCCACGCAAAAAGCGCGGGTCAACGGGCAGGACAGACGCCCCAGACTTTGACACAACGCCACCGAAGCGCGTGGCACTGTCGTCATCCGActttggcagcggcatctCTGCCGCGCACGCTCGATCGAGCGACCTGTACcgctcatcgccggccgctcgCGGTCTTGTTGAGCCCGCTAGGCCTAGGCGCACACGGGCAGCGACCAGTCTCAATGCCGCGACAAAGAGAGGGGGCTGGCAGGCGAGAGGCTAA
- a CDS encoding uncharacterized protein (EggNog:ENOG503NVWC~COG:L), which yields MVADFRQQLQRVKQFARHLFGASSEPSTTQHQSDSQGDPPGAEFPEHDDSSMKRSAPDDASSESSLKRASPHDDGGDQAGEWQTVTRPNKKLKKVPRPGKSYPALTFSSNARLNGKINLNQLRDLVLYIYADGTAPQWIAVSHRPHFRKIVTIMIPGLEEAMFKENVDFAAFDDAVQSREPRIATSPDDYYPRTLTKDKLPLALQLFADMFPHLWPVRTPGDDRHGKMHSPLAAFLTAPVPKDKGSSNKGGVKPYATPQGWKDERTPITEFLACAEDLRDNGFVVHPALLSEEARKNFVLPDGWVITEVDRLEDGDVPDKDIEEGSVLAGRTVLGLDCEMCMTGENEFSLTRISLVDYSDGSVVLDELVKPDKPIIDYVTRFSGITEEMLAPVTTSLSDIQQKLIKILRPRTILVGHSLESDTKAMKLSHPFIVDTSLLYPHPRGSPLKQSLKFLAQKYLNREVQKDGMLGHDSIEDAKTCLDLVSQKCAKGKLWGVNENQGENLFRKLARTGTTYKAQGGATGGVESGKTSAAVDWGNPTKGPGAAATYTFGCQSDEEVTTNIIRAVQGDPDGKVVRGGGADFVWGRMRELEVLRGWWNRNKLEATNTDGGPPDEDALKEMMQDGGEASSPLEKALIRLTDRLGRIYESLPPCTGLIVYSGSGDPREMARLQQMQGQWRKEYNSGVKWDQLSVQWSDTEDQMLRKAVQAARSGIGFIGVK from the coding sequence ATGGTCGCGGACTTCAGACAacagctgcagcgcgtcaAACAATTCGCCCGCCACCTGttcggcgcctcctccgaACCAAGCACGACTCAACACCAATCTGACTCCCAGGGCGACCCTCCAGGAGCCGAATTCCCAGAACACGACGATTCAAGCATGAAGAGATCGGCCCCCGATGACGCCTCTAGCGAGAGCAGCCTGAAGCGGGCGAGCCCccatgacgacggtggcgaccAGGCCGGCGAGTGGCAGACTGTCACTCGCCCGAAcaagaagctcaagaagGTCCCGCGCCCCGGCAAGAGCTATCCAGCCCTCACTTTCTCGTCGAATGCTCGCCTCAATGGCAAGATCAACCTCAACCAGCTCCGCGATCTCGTGCTCTACATATATGCCGATGGCACAGCCCCCCAATGGATCGCCGTCTCTCACCGGCCGCATTTCCGGAAGATTGTTACCATCATGATCCCGGGCCTTGAGGAAGCCATGTTCAAGGAGAATGTCGATTTTGCCGCTTTTGATGACGCCGTCCAGTCCAGGGAACCACGCATCGCCACATCGCCCGACGACTACTATCCGCGTACCCTGACCAAGGACAAGTTGCCCCTGGCCCTCCAGCTCTTTGCTGATATGTTTCCACACCTGTGGCCCGTCCGGACGCCTGGCGATGACAGGCACGGCAAGATGCATTCGCCGCTGGCCGCTTTTCTCACAGCCCCCGtccccaaggacaagggTTCTTCCAACAAGGGCGGAGTGAAGCCATATGCAACACCTCAGGGCTGGAAAGATGAGAGGACGCCAATCACCGAGTTTCTCGCTTGTGCCGAAGATCTCAGGGACAACGGCTTCGTCGTTCACCCCGCCCTGCTTTCAGAGGAGGCCCGCAAGAATTTTGTGCTCCCCGATGGCTGGGTCATCACCGAGGTCGACAggctcgaagacggcgatgTTCCCGACAAGGACATTGAGGAAGGCTCTGTCCTAGCTGGCCGGACGGTCCTGGGCCTAGACTGCGAAATGTGCATGACGGGCGAAAACGAGTTCTCCCTGACACGCATCAGTCTCGTCGACTACTCCGATGGCAGTGTCGTCTTGGACGAGCTGGTCAAGCCTGACAAGCCCATCATTGATTATGTCACACGCTTCTCGGGGATCACGGAAGAGATGCTCGCGCCGGTCACGACGTCTCTGTCCGACATCCAGCAGAAGTTGATCAAGATCCTCCGCCCACGGACCATCCTCGTGGGTCATTCTCTCGAATCCGACACCAAGGCCATGAAGCTATCGCATCCCTTCATTGTCGATACCTCCCTCCTATACCCCCATCCCCGCGGCTCTCCATTGAAGCAGTCGCTCAAGTTTCTGGCCCAAAAGTACCTGAACCGGGAGGTCCAGAAGGATGGCATGCTCGGCCACGACAGCATAGAGGATGCCAAGACGTGTCTCGACCTCGTCTCCCAAAAGTGCGCAAAGGGAAAGCTCTGGGGAGTTAACGAAAACCAGGGCGAGAATCTCTTCCGCAAGCTGGCGAGAACAGGCACGACGTACAAGGCCCAAGGCGGGGCAACTGGCGGTGTTGAGTCTGGCAAGACCAGCGCCGCAGTCGATTGGGGCAATCCTACTAAGGGTCCGGGGGCCGCAGCCACGTACACCTTTGGATGCCAGTCCGATGAAGAGGTCACGACGAACATCATCCGGGCTGTTCAAGGCGACCCCGACGGCAAAGTGGTccggggtggcggcgccgactttGTATGGGGCCGCATGCGCGAGCTTGAGGTCCTCCGCGGGTGGTGGAACAGGAACAAACTCGAGGCCACCAACACGgacggcggcccgcccgacGAAGACGCGCTCAAGGAAATGatgcaggacggcggcgaagccaGCTCGCCACTCGAGAAGGCGCTCATCCGGCTCACGGACCGGCTAGGACGCATATACGAGTCCCTGCCCCCGTGCACGGGGCTCATTGTCTActcgggctcgggcgacCCGCGCGAGATGGCCCGCCTGCAGCAGATGCAGGGCCAGTGGCGCAAGGAGTACAACTCGGGCGTCAAGTGGGACCAGCTGAGCGTCCAGTGGAGCGACACGGAGGACCAGATGCTTCGCAAGGCTGTCCAAGCGGCGCGGTCGGGTATTGGCTTTATCGGTGTCAAATAA